The DNA window AACAGTTAGGATGAGGCATTGTATAAATAACGAGTCAGATTGAGAGGGAGGTCATCTTGTCATTCTGATAGATAATTGGGGCTTTTGGGCATAAGGAGATTCAAGCCCTCAAAGTTTTGCAGCCCTGTATCTTTAATTCAGGAAGAATTCCCCTACTATTTTTGTATTACATATAAGTTTCCTTAACAGCTTTTCTACTTAAGATTGTGAATGCATGAAAACTAGAGGTCCAAGCTTCTTTATCAGCCCTGTGTTTAGCATGCCAAATGTGAAATGGTAAATCATAATCAGGGGAATGAAATAGTTGCTAATTATTCAATAACATGACATCTCAGAGTCATACTCATGTGAAATGCATTTATCAATGCACCATACACAATGCCGGTTACTACAAACACGTCAAGGGAAAAACTTTACAAACAGAAACAACTAAACCTATAAGAAACTTATATCCACCCTGACAAATTACTACGAGATATCATGAGTAACCTACCTGACTTCCTCCTTGCACAACCATTGTTGAAGCTTTGTATTATTACTATCAGCCGGGTGCAGAAAGCTGAAAaacaataataaacaaaaaaaattaacaatataCAAAATCATTAGCTCGAGTAAAAAGCATCATGAACTAAATTATCAAGTCCAAACAACAAAATTTCCTAACAAAAACAGCAGAAGCTCACTCATTGAACTCAGTTAAGTTGAGAACACCATCTCCATCCGCATCAGATGCATTAAAATGCTCTTCTTTCCACCAACCCATATCATAACCAAAAGATTCTTGATCTGATAACAAAAACAAAGACAAATCTCAGCATTCAATAGCAATAGATCTAGagtgagaaacaaaaacaaaaaagtataaaaatagaaagagaagtaaataaaattattacctgcggatttaaccCAGCTAGGAGGATCATACTCAGAGAACGAAACGAAACCGTCATGATTCTTATCATGAAGTTCCATTTCTCTCTGAGACCGATGCAAAACCTCTCTATGAGCCTGTTGAAGATTCCACATAGTCAACTCATGAACATCGATGAACGAATCCATCGGATCAACATCGATTTTCGGGAAGAGAATCAAAAGGCGAGAAGTAACATTGAACTTATCCTCGTCATTGATGAAGTCTTCGGCGTTCATGAAGTCCTCCCACTCCGGCTGCGACTCGTGAGCGGGGGCTGAGTCGTGTTCGTGGCGGTGGAGTTCAGGGTGAGAGTGGTGAATGTGCTGTTGCTCCCATTGTTTGTCTTCGCGGTTGCGTTCGAGTTCGGCGACGAGGGGGTCGAAGGGGACGGGTTGGTGGTGGGAGTGGGAAGGGGTGAGAGTGAAGTTGGAGCGGAGTTTGAGACGGCGGTGACGGTGGGAAGAGTGGTGGTTGGTGGTGGTGGAGAAGGGAGAGTAGGAGGAGAGGAATAGAAGAACGAGGAGTGCTAAGATCGTGTAAATCAGAACTGAACCTAAACCCATTGCATTTCACGAAGAGGAAGAAGAATAGAATAGATCTATAATTTTTTCCTTTCATTTCAACCCACCTTCAATGTGTATATATGATATGAtagatctcttttattttatatttagattttaatttttattcaacATTTAAGTGGAGattccaaaacaacaaaaaaaaaagtagagaaaaaaaaTCCACGGATAATTCATTATGCAACCCCTATAAATtatgagtaatgctattcttatACCCAATGTATACACCAATACTTATACCAaatactgttcaccgtatttatacggtgaacagtgtttttaaaataaaataatattttttattttttatttttaaaattatggacggtactgttcatgtacggacgtgcattaaccaacttcattactgaattaaccaagtttttacactgcattaatcaagtttgattactgctaaaaattatttttaatacctgaatgttgcattaaccaacttcattactgcattaaccaagtttttactctACATTAACCAAATTGGatgactactgtaaagtactgttcatgggtataagaatagcattactcaaatttggttaatgcagtgtaataATTTGGTTAATACactaatgaagttggttaatgcaacattcaggtattaaaattaatttttggcaGTCACCAAACTTAGTTAATGCAGTATAAAAACATGGTTaatacagtaatgaagttggttaatgcaacatccagatattaaaaataatttttaacactcatcaaacttggttaatgcagtgtaagaacttggttaatgtagtaatgaagttggttaatgtacgtccgtacatgaacagtgtcgtccataattttaaaaataaaaaataaaaaaaattattttattttaaaaaacactgttcaccgtataaatacggtgaacagtgtttggtgtaagtattagTGTATACAttgggtgtaagaataacattactcataaattatatatgGTACCTAGTATTTTTGTATTGACAAAAATGTCTTTCATATTTGATCTTATTGATGGATTAGAATCTGAAATGGGTTAGAAACGTCGAGTAGAATGTTGGTGATGGAGAGGATGGGGTGTACATGTAAGGCACTCTAATGCTAAAGACAGTAGGAGCAAATATACGTTTGAGTGTTTTTAGAATCAGAAGAGAGGTTTTTATATTGCCCTCAGCGCTTGGTCATTGGTTCATATTTGGGTTGGATCGGGAATTCAAACCCAAAAAATATGGTTGCGAGGATTTTAGGCGTAAAACTAGGAATCCTAGAAGGCTGTCTGAAACAAGTCGTTGAGGCGGACAAAGATGTACTTTTGGGCAGCAATGGTGCCTAGCGAGCAGGTATCGTCAGTCCCCGACGGAGGGGCAGAAGCGAAGTCTTGATGTTGGCTTATGTGGAGGCCTAGCCGAGAACGACGATGGGTTGGTCCTCTAGCGGGGTGAAGATGTGTCCTCGGTAGAGGAGATGGAGGAAAAGTGTTTTCCCTTGCCCTTAGTCAGATGGACCAATGTTATTAGGTCATTTTAGGTGTAGAAGCGGATTGGGTCATGTCTAGTCGTTGGGTTAGTCTGGAACAATACTATATACTTAAAAAATAGTTACATTTGTTAAAAAGTTTACGTTTTGAAATCAGTAAAGATTAAAATTTCTAGTACATTCTTAGAAATTTCCGGTATgtgaaattgattttttatcgAAAATTATTTGTATTTGGAAAATTTTCGATAACGATTTACAGGAAATTGCAAAAATTCTAGTTCCAAAACTGGAAATCAGAATAACTTActgaaatatttgaaatttctggtttGCCACAAAATCTACCGCAAATTTTGAAATTgcttgaaatttccggtatgtttGCAGATCTCATTCTTTTCTTGTGTGGTCCAGAGTCAGCAGCTTCTTCGTCTGATTCCTATGCATATTTTACGGAGTTCTTCACTACAGATACCGTATGATTCTTATTCAATTAATGCAGTTTTGAAATGTTGTCCCGCATTTATGAAAGTGATAGTTTAAAATTTATGTGTTGTAATTGATAAGATATTTAAATTCCAATCTGAAGTTTTAGCATGGACACAAGCTACTGGTAAACGACATGGCATTATTGTTGTAATTAAATCCCAATCTGAAGTTTTGAATTGTTGTCCCGCATTTATGAAAGTGATAGGTTCATCCTTGACCGTAGGAGGAGGCGAAGTCTATCTCGTGAGATTGGGATCATTAAATGATGTAGCGCCCGCAACGATGGTGCTGCATTGAGTTGTTGATCGAGTTGATTTCGATATCTCCATTATTTTACTAGCTTTATTGGTGATTCGAACGGGAAAAATATCATATGCTTGCCGAATTACTATGAAGAGACGGTGGTTTCTCGTAGAGTTTCGCGAGAATTAGATGTCAGATTCTCTCAAACGGGGCTATTGATCAATTCAAGAATCataaatagttatatatatatatatatatatatatatatatatatatatatatatatatatatatatatatatatatatatatatatatatatatatatatatatatataatacaatcATTCATCAACCATATTCCAAAAAGAAAGAGCATAGTTAGAAGGTATGTATTATATTCTTCAAAAGGTGTGTCTTTACACCAAAATGGGAGTTTTATTCATAGGACAGCAATATACTAGTGAATGATCAATACATATTGAAAGTTAATAATTTTCTATTACTAATGGAAGGTTATAGGTAGACTAAAAGTTGAACCCTCACATTGACAACATTACATTGGCTGATCAATGTGAAGACGCGGTTGCTTAACCATGAAGCTTTGATATAGTACCATTCTGTGTCACCATCATTGTGAGAATGCATCCCTCTTTTATTTACCTTTTGTATCTTATAATTGATTATTAGTTTAATAACTAGGGATTGAACTTTTGTTTGAAAGTAATTAGTTGTAATGTTTTTGAGAGTGAAAATTTGTATCGGTTTTGTCTGCAACAGGATCCGGTCATATTGTGGATGTAATATACAATAACTATTTAAACTAAATAATTGTAAAAGATTCACATTTGAAAAATTTCTACACAAAATAGGCTTCTCTCTCTATGGATCAATGGATACCTTTTCCTAATATGATCCCTGTCTCTAACTCTCACTGTTTGGTGTTTGTTAAAAAGCTTGTTCCAAATTAATGGTCTCTTGCATCAACAACTTTATCAACAATGTGTTGACAGCATGTGCATCTGCTATATATCAATGCTCAATCTTGAGTGAAAAGCCAATACTTACGCGAGATGTTTGGTCCTCCAAGCATATCTTCAATTACAGCTGCCATATAATTACTTGCTGCATATCATCTCTTGTAAGTTATATCTTAAATTCAACTAAGTTTGAGACATTGCCTGTTCGAGATATTTATATGTCTTACGATATTTTGACACCCCCATAAGCCAGAAATCGAAGTTGTCAACTGTAACTATATTTATGTACTTCTGTCTTGGCttctcaacattttcactttGCCTCACACTCTTTATCTTCTTCACTGGAATGGAAACCTGTTGTACATCACACATATATATACCTTTGAGAATCTTAACAAAATATTGGACAAGGAAGACTCAGATATGAATAGGTTTGTTCATGAATTACCTTATAGTGGATCCTACACATTTGACCTTTCTGGTTAAAGACTTTTATTGACCTCTCACTGCAAAAGGCAACCTTTTCCGTGGAGATGAAGAGGAGACCAGCTAGAGGGCCAGATGTGGTAGACAGATAACAATGGCAAACTTTCAACAGCCTCTCCCCCTCGATCACACTAAAATACTTCATGAACACTTTCTCTACTCCACCCACTTGAAGAATTCGAGCCCCTAAGCTTAACTTTCTCTTGATAGTTTCAGATATGTTTGTCCCAAGTCTCGTTGTAATTTCAGAATTACTATCGGCCTTCCTGCTGCGCTTTTTCTGGTTAGAACTTACTCTACCTGAAACATTAAAGTACTCTGTATTAGTAAAATCATCAAAATACTTAACGAAATTAGATTAGATAATCGTGATTCGTCCGTCTATAAAGGAAAAGAAAGTCTTACATTTGCTTTGATGTTCGGATGATGGATATTGAGATTGAAGAGAAGCAGAATCAAGTAAGAATCTGCTATCCTGCTTTTGAAACTGATCATATATGATTGGAGTTCCGACAATTAGCTGGTGAAGAAGTGAGGTTTGCATGTTGAATGATTAATAAGGTTTGTGTTTTGTTTAAAGAGATAGCTAGTAGATTTTAAGGAAGTTAGACTCACTTGGTTAGATCAGTCCCTTTGTATTGTAAGGAGGTAGTATTTAAAGGGATGAAAAGTAGGAAGTGAATCTTGAGCCTTTCGTGGGATGACTCAATCATGATCTGTGTGATATAATAAAGACACTGCTGACATGGGAACTTGAAGGACTTTATTCAAGATAATATTTTGATATCATGGATTGTTTGGTTACTTTTAGAAAAagatggtaaagaagaaagatataAGTaagcttttaaaaaaataaagttaacAAGGTTTAATTTCATAGTGTGCAAGACACGTTGTCCAACTCTTTGGAGAACTGCAGTATTATGGAAAAATAAgtataaagaaattaaaacaaaaaaggtAAAGGATGATGAGATGGTTTACATTAGCAGAACTTTATGAGTCGGCATTGTAACTTTGTGAAGCTAAAATGAAGGTCAAGTTATTGGTGAATGATGTGTCACTATATCTCTTTACATTTTGTTATCTTAATCAAAAGAGAAGTTAAAGAAGGGTGGCATCACAAAGTTAAGAATTGCAACTAGCTTAGATATGATGCATGTGCACATAATAAGAAGATAAGCAAGTGTGATTCTTCTCTTTTATAGGAATTACTGCCCAATAGTTGAAAAAGTTATTTGGTTCAACCACTTATTGATGTAATAAAGACA is part of the Vicia villosa cultivar HV-30 ecotype Madison, WI linkage group LG2, Vvil1.0, whole genome shotgun sequence genome and encodes:
- the LOC131649164 gene encoding uncharacterized protein LOC131649164; this encodes MGLGSVLIYTILALLVLLFLSSYSPFSTTTNHHSSHRHRRLKLRSNFTLTPSHSHHQPVPFDPLVAELERNREDKQWEQQHIHHSHPELHRHEHDSAPAHESQPEWEDFMNAEDFINDEDKFNVTSRLLILFPKIDVDPMDSFIDVHELTMWNLQQAHREVLHRSQREMELHDKNHDGFVSFSEYDPPSWVKSADQESFGYDMGWWKEEHFNASDADGDGVLNLTEFNDFLHPADSNNTKLQQWLCKEEVRERDSDKDGKVNFKEFFHGLFDLVRNYDEEESHTDSHHSESDNPMDAPARKLFAQLDQDGDGYLSDTELLPIIGKLHPSEYYYAKQQAEYIISQADSDKDGRLTLLEMIENPYVFYSAIFNDDEDEYTDYHDEFR
- the LOC131645873 gene encoding GEM-like protein 7; this translates as MQTSLLHQLIVGTPIIYDQFQKQDSRFLLDSASLQSQYPSSEHQSKCRVSSNQKKRSRKADSNSEITTRLGTNISETIKRKLSLGARILQVGGVEKVFMKYFSVIEGERLLKVCHCYLSTTSGPLAGLLFISTEKVAFCSERSIKVFNQKGQMCRIHYKVSIPVKKIKSVRQSENVEKPRQKYINIVTVDNFDFWLMGVSKYRKTYKYLEQAMSQT